One Mycobacterium kubicae genomic window carries:
- a CDS encoding NAD-dependent epimerase/dehydratase family protein codes for MRIAVTGGTGYLGAHTVRALLHAGHQVRLLVAPEDHCDALVDRFRALGPVTVVVGDVRVSETIHQLLSGADAVLHAAGIVGTDERRAQAMWDINAHATEMVLTQAIELGLDPVVSVSSYSALFPPPDGIISPDSPTVAGRSAYAKTKAYADRVARRLQNAGAPVVVTYPSSVVGPAFGTAPGVTERGWAPIVRWGVAPRVRAGMQMIDVRDVAEVHLRLMEAGRGPRRYVCGGRLLSFDDMVDALEAGLGKRVRRIPMSPGLLLAAGRLADVAGRFVRLADGLSYEAAMLLTAATPTDDSKTLRDLNMTWRDPAAAIIASVQE; via the coding sequence ATGCGGATCGCGGTCACGGGCGGCACCGGGTACCTCGGCGCGCACACGGTGCGGGCATTGCTGCATGCCGGTCATCAGGTGCGGCTATTGGTGGCGCCCGAAGACCATTGCGACGCCCTCGTCGATCGGTTCCGCGCGCTCGGTCCGGTCACCGTGGTCGTCGGTGACGTTCGGGTCAGCGAGACGATTCATCAGCTCCTGAGCGGTGCGGATGCCGTTTTGCACGCGGCCGGAATCGTCGGTACCGATGAGCGGCGTGCCCAGGCCATGTGGGACATCAACGCGCATGCGACGGAGATGGTGTTGACTCAAGCGATCGAACTCGGACTCGATCCGGTGGTGTCGGTGAGCAGCTACAGTGCGCTGTTTCCGCCACCGGACGGCATCATCTCCCCGGACTCGCCGACCGTCGCTGGGCGCAGCGCATACGCCAAGACCAAGGCCTACGCGGACCGCGTCGCGCGACGACTGCAAAACGCCGGCGCGCCGGTCGTGGTGACCTATCCCTCGAGTGTCGTGGGGCCCGCGTTCGGCACGGCGCCCGGTGTCACCGAGCGTGGTTGGGCGCCCATCGTGCGGTGGGGGGTGGCCCCCAGGGTCCGCGCCGGCATGCAAATGATCGACGTGCGAGACGTCGCCGAGGTTCATCTGCGGCTGATGGAAGCTGGTCGCGGCCCACGCCGCTACGTGTGCGGGGGAAGGCTGCTTTCCTTCGACGACATGGTCGACGCGCTAGAAGCGGGATTGGGCAAGCGGGTGCGTCGCATTCCGATGTCTCCGGGTCTATTGCTGGCGGCCGGGCGCCTTGCCGATGTCGCGGGCCGGTTCGTCCGGCTTGCCGACGGGTTGAGTTATGAAGCGGCGATGTTGCTCACCGCCGCAACCCCGACTGATGACAGCAAAACGCTGCGAGACCTGAACATGACATGGCGCGATCCCGCGGCCGCGATCATCGCCTCAGTGCAGGAATGA
- a CDS encoding SDR family oxidoreductase, with amino-acid sequence MATYAVTGSASGMGRASAQRLRADGHTMIGVDIRDADVVADLSTPTGRERAAGEVLAVTGGRLDGAVLAAGLGPSRGAGNLRRIAEVNYFGVVELLTRWRPALAATDSAKVVVLSSNSTTTIPVVPKRTVRALLSGDVDKALRSVRPMGPARPIMMYAASKIAVTRWVRREAIAPEWAGAGIRLNALAPGAVLTPLLQEQLDSAAQGKAVRRFPVPVGGFGDADQLGQWVCFMLSEAADFLCGSVIFVDGGTDAHFRADDWPRSVPARRLVGYLRSFLH; translated from the coding sequence ATGGCGACCTACGCAGTCACTGGATCGGCGTCCGGCATGGGCCGGGCCAGCGCGCAGCGACTGCGCGCCGACGGCCACACGATGATCGGCGTGGACATTCGCGACGCCGATGTCGTCGCAGATTTGTCGACACCGACTGGTCGCGAGCGGGCCGCCGGCGAGGTGCTTGCGGTGACCGGCGGCCGACTCGACGGCGCGGTGTTGGCGGCAGGCTTGGGTCCCAGCCGCGGCGCTGGAAATTTGCGCCGCATCGCCGAGGTCAACTATTTCGGTGTGGTCGAACTCCTGACGCGGTGGCGCCCGGCGCTTGCGGCGACGGACAGCGCCAAAGTCGTTGTCCTGTCCAGCAATTCCACGACGACCATTCCTGTGGTCCCGAAGCGCACTGTGCGGGCGTTGCTGTCCGGCGATGTGGACAAGGCGCTGCGCAGCGTGCGCCCAATGGGGCCGGCCCGGCCGATCATGATGTATGCCGCATCCAAGATCGCGGTGACCCGATGGGTCCGCCGCGAGGCGATTGCACCCGAGTGGGCTGGTGCCGGCATTCGACTGAACGCCTTGGCGCCCGGTGCGGTGCTGACGCCGCTGCTGCAGGAGCAGTTGGACAGTGCAGCCCAGGGTAAAGCGGTGCGGCGCTTTCCCGTGCCGGTCGGCGGCTTCGGTGACGCCGATCAGCTTGGGCAATGGGTGTGCTTCATGTTGTCGGAAGCGGCCGACTTTCTCTGTGGCAGCGTGATTTTCGTCGATGGCGGTACAGACGCCCACTTCCGCGCCGACGACTGGCCCCGTTCGGTTCCGGCTCGCCGGCTCGTCGGCTACCTTCGATCATTCCTGCACTGA
- a CDS encoding TetR/AcrR family transcriptional regulator, with protein MAEDDRPGRSAGRPRDRSIDERVLSVTRELLMEVGWDELSVRLVAARAGVGRSSLNRRWSSKAELVLHAILGETPDLSPFSGTDLTGWIQWVVRGSHELFSRSDVQAAVPGLLLALRENDELRKALWASFSGPAVQLFAERVNARTRADRERADLEARATLAMAAGAAFFLTTIAREDDSGALERRIAQLLTSAVGASYQP; from the coding sequence ATGGCCGAAGACGATCGCCCCGGTAGGTCGGCTGGGCGGCCGCGCGACAGATCCATCGACGAACGCGTCTTGTCGGTCACGCGGGAGTTGTTGATGGAGGTGGGCTGGGACGAACTGAGCGTGCGGTTGGTCGCGGCCCGCGCCGGGGTAGGCCGCTCCAGCTTGAACCGGCGCTGGTCATCGAAGGCGGAGTTGGTGCTGCACGCCATCCTGGGTGAAACCCCTGATCTGTCACCGTTTTCCGGCACTGACCTGACCGGCTGGATCCAGTGGGTGGTGCGTGGCAGTCACGAATTGTTCAGCCGCAGCGACGTACAAGCGGCAGTGCCGGGACTGCTGCTGGCCTTGCGGGAGAACGATGAGTTGCGAAAGGCGTTGTGGGCCAGCTTCAGTGGTCCGGCTGTGCAGCTCTTCGCCGAGCGGGTCAACGCGCGCACGCGGGCTGATCGCGAGCGTGCCGATCTCGAGGCGCGGGCGACCCTGGCCATGGCGGCCGGCGCCGCGTTCTTCCTGACAACGATTGCCCGCGAAGACGACTCCGGGGCGCTGGAGCGCCGCATCGCGCAGCTACTGACGTCCGCCGTCGGGGCGTCGTATCAGCCATGA
- a CDS encoding alpha/beta fold hydrolase: protein MTEISDDELTGLPEFALLAENAEQAGVSGPLPAVERVDAGKISALRWGTSAPRIIFLHGGGQNAHTWDTVIVGLGEPALAVDLPGHGHSDWREDGDYSPQLNADTLAPVLRELAPTAEFVVGMSLGGLTAIRLAAAAPELVRELVLIDVTPSALQRHSEMTKEQQGTVALMHGEREFPSFQAMLDLTIAAAPHREVKALRRGVFHNSRRLDNGNWTWRYDAIRTFPDFAGLWDDVDAVSAPITLIRGGTSGFVSDDDVAELANRAPQFRRAHVVENSGHSVQSDQPRALIELLRGIIDAR from the coding sequence GTGACTGAGATCTCCGACGACGAACTGACCGGGCTCCCCGAATTCGCACTGCTGGCCGAGAACGCCGAACAGGCCGGGGTCTCGGGCCCGCTGCCCGCAGTCGAACGAGTGGACGCGGGCAAGATCAGCGCATTGCGCTGGGGCACCTCCGCGCCGCGGATCATCTTTCTGCACGGCGGCGGCCAGAACGCACACACCTGGGACACGGTGATCGTCGGCCTCGGTGAGCCGGCGCTGGCGGTGGATCTTCCCGGGCACGGCCATTCGGACTGGCGAGAGGACGGCGACTATTCACCCCAGCTCAACGCCGACACCTTGGCGCCCGTGCTGCGCGAACTCGCGCCGACGGCCGAGTTTGTCGTCGGCATGTCCCTGGGTGGGCTGACTGCCATCCGGTTGGCCGCGGCCGCACCGGAGTTGGTGCGCGAACTCGTTCTGATCGACGTCACCCCGTCGGCGCTGCAACGGCACTCCGAGATGACCAAGGAACAGCAAGGCACGGTGGCGTTGATGCACGGCGAGCGGGAGTTCCCCAGCTTCCAAGCGATGCTGGACCTGACCATCGCCGCCGCACCCCACCGCGAAGTGAAGGCCTTGCGCCGCGGCGTTTTTCACAACTCCCGCCGTCTGGACAACGGCAACTGGACATGGCGTTACGACGCCATCCGCACCTTCCCCGACTTCGCCGGTCTGTGGGACGACGTCGACGCGGTCTCCGCGCCCATCACCCTGATCCGCGGCGGCACCTCCGGCTTCGTCAGCGACGACGACGTCGCCGAATTGGCAAATCGCGCACCGCAATTTCGGCGCGCCCACGTCGTCGAAAACTCCGGCCACTCGGTGCAAAGCGATCAACCACGCGCCTTGATCGAGCTGCTTCGCGGCATCATCGACGCGCGCTGA
- a CDS encoding inositol-3-phosphate synthase, translating into MSEQNAPQASNEIRVAIVGVGNCASSLVQGVQYYQDADANSTVPGLMHVKFGQYHVRDVKFVAAFDVDAKKVGFDLSEAIFASENNTIKIADVPPTDVVVQRGPTLDGIGKYYADTIEVSDAEPVDVVKALKDAKVDVLVSYLPVGSEEADKFYAQCAIDAGVAFVNALPVFIASDPVWAKKFADAGVPIVGDDIKSQVGATITHRVMAKLFEDRGVQLDRTMQLNVGGNMDFLNMLERERLESKKISKTQAVTSNLQREFKTKDVHIGPSDHVGWLDDRKWAYVRLEGRAFGDVPLNLEYKLEVWDSPNSAGVIIDAVRAAKIAKDRGIGGPVIPASAYLMKSPPEQLPDDVARTQLEEFIIEG; encoded by the coding sequence TCACTGGTTCAGGGCGTGCAGTACTACCAGGACGCCGACGCGAACAGCACCGTGCCCGGACTGATGCACGTGAAGTTCGGCCAGTACCACGTCCGGGACGTGAAGTTCGTGGCCGCCTTCGACGTCGACGCCAAGAAGGTCGGATTCGACCTTTCCGAAGCGATCTTCGCCTCGGAGAACAACACCATCAAGATCGCCGACGTGCCGCCCACCGATGTGGTGGTGCAGCGCGGCCCCACACTGGACGGCATCGGCAAGTACTACGCCGACACCATCGAGGTGTCCGACGCCGAGCCCGTCGACGTGGTCAAGGCACTCAAGGACGCCAAGGTCGACGTGCTGGTGTCCTACCTGCCGGTGGGCTCGGAAGAGGCCGACAAGTTCTACGCCCAGTGCGCGATCGACGCCGGGGTGGCGTTCGTCAACGCGCTGCCGGTGTTCATCGCCTCCGACCCGGTGTGGGCCAAGAAGTTCGCCGACGCGGGGGTGCCAATCGTCGGCGACGACATCAAGAGCCAGGTCGGCGCGACCATCACCCACCGCGTGATGGCCAAGCTGTTCGAGGACCGCGGCGTGCAACTCGACCGCACCATGCAGCTCAATGTCGGCGGCAACATGGACTTCCTCAACATGCTCGAGCGCGAGCGCCTGGAGTCCAAGAAGATCTCCAAGACCCAGGCCGTCACCAGCAACCTGCAGCGCGAGTTCAAGACCAAGGACGTTCACATCGGCCCGTCCGACCACGTCGGCTGGCTGGATGACCGCAAGTGGGCCTACGTGCGCCTGGAAGGCCGCGCCTTCGGCGACGTACCGCTGAACCTGGAGTACAAGCTCGAGGTGTGGGACTCGCCGAACTCCGCGGGCGTCATCATCGACGCGGTGCGCGCGGCCAAGATCGCCAAGGACCGCGGCATCGGCGGACCGGTCATCCCGGCCTCGGCCTACCTGATGAAGAGCCCGCCCGAGCAGCTGCCCGACGACGTCGCGCGCACGCAGCTCGAAGAGTTCATCATCGAGGGGTAG